From the genome of Alosa alosa isolate M-15738 ecotype Scorff River chromosome 18, AALO_Geno_1.1, whole genome shotgun sequence, one region includes:
- the LOC125311307 gene encoding LOW QUALITY PROTEIN: D(1)-like dopamine receptor (The sequence of the model RefSeq protein was modified relative to this genomic sequence to represent the inferred CDS: substituted 2 bases at 2 genomic stop codons), with the protein MNSLLFXREXDMDNFTNETQVLSNGTDEGSERQDSVRALIIGFLLFLLIVSTLLGNMLVCAAVVKFRHLRSKVTNFFVISLAVSDLFVAVLVMPWEAISAVAGSWLFGNFCGVWIAFDIMCSTASILNLCIISLDRYWAIASPFRYERKMTHRMAFMMIGLAWTLSILISFIPVQLNWHMAEGDAEDAHSINQTINCKANLNKTYAISSSLISFYIPVIIMIATYTRIFRIAQTQIRRISSLERAAEQAQNNLHTDCSTESSLKTTFKKETKVLKTLSVIMGVFVCCWLPFFVLNCMVPFCQCVSDTTFTIFVWFGWANSSLNPVIYAFNADFRKAFSSILGCNKICPSNTVEAVNFSNELVSYHHDTTLQKDAQPLVIPLPHEVVSSREDTGLPFDKVSVTSNVSRNHKHMLLPAIGHYECDGEISLDTITPFTSTALECDGLPGQNDK; encoded by the coding sequence atgaatagcctactgttttgaAGAGAATGAGATATGGATAACTTTACAAATGAAACGCAAGTTCTGTCGAACGGCACAGACGAGGGGAGCGAGCGCCAAGACAGTGTCCGAGCGTTGATCATCGGTTTCCTCCTGTTCCTCCTCATAGTCTCGACTCTGCTTGGAAACATGCTTGTTTGCGCGGCGGTTGTAAAATTCAGGCACCTCCGCTCCAAAGTGACCAACTTTTTTGTAATTTCTCTGGCGGTATCGGATCTGTTTGTGGCGGTTCTGGTGATGCCATGGGAAGCTATCTCGGCGGTAGCAGGTTCGTGGCTCTTTGGCAATTTCTGTGGCGTTTGGATCGCTTTTGACATCATGTGTTCCACTGCATCAATCCTAAATTTGTGCATCATAAGTCTGGATAGATACTGGGCTATCGCAAGCCCGTTTAGGTATGAACGTAAGATGACACACAGAATGGCATTCATGATGATTGGGTTGGCATGGACCCTGTCCATCCTCATATCTTTCATACCTGTCCAACTCAACTGGCACATGGCAGAGGGGGACGCAGAGGACGCACACAGCATCAACCAGACCATAAACTGCAAAgctaacctgaacaaaacctacgcCATCTCTTCGTCTCTAATAAGCTTTTACATTCCTGTGATCATAATGATTGCCACTTATACAAGGATTTTCCGTATTGCGCAAACACAAATAAGACGAATATCCTCTTTGGAGAGGGCTGCCGAGCAAGCGCAAAATAACTTACATACCGACTGCTCCACTGAAAGCTCATTGAAAACAACTTTTAAGAAAGAGACCAAAGTTTTAAAAACTCTTTCAGTCATAAtgggcgtgtttgtgtgttgctgGCTTCCTTTCTTTGTTCTAAACTGCATGGTGCCATTCTGTCAGTGCGTCAGCGACACAACGTTCACTATATTCGTTTGGTTCGGTTGGGCGAATTCGTCCTTAAATCCTGTCATATACGCCTTCAATGCGGATTTTAGGAAAGCATTTTCCTCTATCTTAGGTTGTAACAAAATTTGTCCAAGTAACACCGTGGAAGCAGTCAACTTCAGTAACGAACTGGTGTCCTATCATCATGACACGACTCTCCAAAAAGACGCACAACCATTAGTCATTCCACTTCCACACGAAGTGGTCAGTTCTAGGGAGGACACTGGCTTGCCCTTTGACAAGGTGTCGGTGACTTCCAATGTGTCTCGAAACCACAAACATATGCTGTTGCCAGCTATTGGACACTATGAGTGTGATGGAGAGATCTCTTTGGACACAATCACACCATTCACCTCCACCGCGCTCGAATGTGATGGATTACCAGGCCAAAATGATAAGTAA